The following proteins come from a genomic window of Aquimarina sp. MAR_2010_214:
- a CDS encoding lysophospholipid acyltransferase family protein: MEAIKKILSYPLSIVFYLFFGLTLVIFHGLQWLGVKLGGPRGHRGVVNIMNLCLLRCLHILGVTFSFKNKYALPQDQPLILVSNHQSMFDIPLISWYLRRYKPKFISKIELGKGIPSISFNLRHGGNVLIDRKNPKQSIPALSKFGKFVAENNFSAVIFPEGTRSKDGKPKTFAPTGLKILFKNAPEALIVPITINNSWKLVRFGNFPMGVGIHMTLEVQEPITIDKEPEILLDKIEERVTLAIRT; encoded by the coding sequence ATGGAGGCAATAAAAAAGATATTAAGTTATCCGCTTTCTATAGTTTTCTATTTGTTTTTTGGTTTGACCCTAGTGATTTTTCATGGATTACAGTGGTTAGGCGTAAAATTAGGAGGCCCCAGAGGACATAGAGGAGTTGTAAATATTATGAATCTATGCTTATTACGGTGTTTACACATTTTGGGTGTAACATTTAGTTTTAAAAATAAATATGCGTTACCTCAGGATCAACCTTTAATATTGGTATCGAATCATCAAAGTATGTTTGATATACCATTGATATCTTGGTACTTGCGAAGATATAAGCCAAAATTCATTTCTAAGATTGAGCTAGGCAAAGGTATACCAAGCATATCTTTTAACTTACGACATGGGGGTAATGTTTTGATTGATAGGAAAAATCCAAAACAATCAATTCCGGCATTATCAAAATTCGGAAAATTTGTTGCTGAGAACAATTTTTCGGCGGTTATCTTTCCCGAAGGTACGCGTAGTAAAGACGGAAAACCTAAAACATTTGCTCCAACAGGATTAAAAATCTTATTTAAAAATGCACCAGAAGCCCTGATCGTACCAATAACTATAAATAATAGTTGGAAACTGGTTAGATTTGGTAATTTCCCTATGGGAGTAGGAATACATATGACATTAGAAGTACAAGAACCTATAACAATCGATAAAGAACCCGAAATATTACTGGATAAAATAGAAGAAAGGGTTACTTTAGCAATCAGAACATAA
- a CDS encoding acyl-ACP desaturase, which translates to MALDNIRLEVMQLLEKKVDGFIDKFLIPVDKIWQPTDFLPDSQNEDTFFEEVKELRELAKELPYDFWVVLVGDTITEEALPTYESWLMDVEGVNQHENGKDNGWAKWVRYWTGEENRHGDVLNKYLYLSGRVNMIEVERTTQHLINDGFDIGTDRDPYKNFVYTSFQELATYISHNRVAKLARQYSNKSLSKMCKIIAGDEMRHHNAYSEFVRSIFEVDPSQMMIAFSDMMKKKIVMPAHLLRESGQSIGTAFEDFSWSAQRIGVYTSQDYIDIVQRLIERWEIDKIIDLTDEAEKARDFLMKLPARMQRISERLVIPEEIFEFKWVQPAMTK; encoded by the coding sequence ATGGCTTTAGATAATATTAGATTAGAGGTAATGCAACTACTAGAAAAGAAGGTAGATGGTTTTATTGATAAATTTTTGATTCCGGTAGATAAAATATGGCAACCAACTGATTTCTTACCTGATTCACAAAATGAAGATACTTTTTTTGAAGAAGTAAAAGAATTGAGAGAATTAGCTAAAGAACTTCCTTATGATTTTTGGGTAGTTTTGGTAGGAGACACTATTACTGAAGAAGCTTTGCCTACTTATGAGTCCTGGTTAATGGATGTAGAAGGAGTCAATCAGCATGAAAATGGAAAAGATAATGGATGGGCCAAATGGGTACGCTATTGGACAGGTGAAGAAAATAGACATGGGGATGTATTGAATAAATACCTCTATTTGTCGGGTAGAGTGAATATGATTGAAGTAGAAAGAACTACACAACACTTAATTAATGATGGTTTTGATATAGGTACGGATAGAGACCCTTATAAAAACTTTGTGTATACTAGTTTTCAAGAATTGGCAACTTATATTTCTCATAACAGAGTTGCAAAATTAGCTAGACAATACTCTAATAAGTCATTGTCTAAGATGTGCAAAATTATTGCAGGAGATGAAATGCGTCATCATAATGCATATAGTGAATTTGTAAGAAGTATTTTTGAGGTAGATCCAAGTCAGATGATGATTGCATTTAGTGATATGATGAAGAAAAAAATTGTGATGCCAGCACATTTACTTAGAGAATCTGGCCAATCCATAGGAACTGCTTTCGAAGATTTTTCATGGTCTGCACAGCGTATCGGGGTATATACCTCACAAGATTATATTGATATTGTGCAACGTCTTATCGAACGATGGGAAATTGATAAAATAATAGATCTTACAGATGAAGCAGAAAAAGCACGTGACTTTTTAATGAAATTGCCAGCAAGAATGCAACGTATTAGTGAGCGATTGGTTATCCCAGAAGAAATTTTTGAATTTAAGTGGGTGCAACCAGCAATGACAAAATAA
- a CDS encoding phage tail protein, whose translation MAEYPLPKFHFKVTIGGDTELNCTEVSGLDFETEMIEYRGGGDNDYFKKKQPGMTKFANISIKRGTFLSTKGQFFDMWKKNVFFQEGEEQYRSDLTISLLDEKHEPIVTWEASDAWLMKIQSTDLKADGNEIAIESAEFAINSLKLAS comes from the coding sequence ATGGCAGAATATCCATTACCAAAGTTCCATTTTAAAGTAACCATAGGAGGTGATACCGAATTAAACTGCACCGAAGTATCAGGTTTAGATTTTGAAACCGAAATGATAGAATACAGAGGAGGAGGAGACAATGATTATTTCAAGAAAAAACAACCTGGAATGACCAAGTTTGCTAACATCTCGATCAAACGAGGAACATTTTTATCTACAAAAGGACAGTTCTTCGATATGTGGAAGAAAAATGTATTCTTCCAGGAAGGTGAGGAGCAATACCGAAGTGATCTTACCATTAGCTTACTAGATGAAAAACATGAACCTATAGTAACTTGGGAAGCATCTGATGCGTGGTTAATGAAGATCCAATCCACAGATTTAAAAGCTGATGGAAATGAGATCGCTATAGAATCTGCAGAGTTTGCAATTAACAGTCTTAAACTTGCTTCATAA
- a CDS encoding DMT family transporter, translating into MISNKIKAHLALLSVNIVYGANYLVAKGLMPDKIEASALVFLRISGAGLLFLILKLFVKEQVERKDIPRLVLCGFLGIATNQFFSMNGLSLTSPVDAAIIITSIPIFTVIISYFLLKEPLTLQRILGISIGGAGALLLIYIGNSGVGTGSLLGNIFVCINALAFAFYLVIVKPLMSKYKPITVIVWTFLFGFIFMFPFCIEKLIHTDFSAFVTSNWISLFYVVVGPTFLAYLLNMFALQFVKPTVSSSYIYVQPAVAMILVGVISYFVVNSQYKSDITIIKLSCCILIFFGVYLISNGPLKWFKKSNPQ; encoded by the coding sequence ATGATTTCTAACAAGATAAAAGCTCATTTAGCTCTGTTGAGCGTTAATATTGTATATGGTGCAAATTATCTTGTTGCCAAAGGATTAATGCCTGATAAGATTGAAGCTTCAGCATTAGTGTTTCTTCGAATCAGCGGTGCAGGTCTATTATTCTTGATTCTTAAACTCTTTGTTAAAGAGCAAGTAGAAAGAAAAGATATTCCTCGCTTAGTATTATGCGGTTTCTTAGGAATAGCCACTAATCAGTTCTTCTCGATGAATGGACTCAGCCTCACTTCTCCTGTTGATGCTGCTATTATTATTACTTCCATACCCATTTTCACAGTAATTATTAGTTATTTCTTGCTTAAAGAACCTCTAACATTGCAGCGTATTCTTGGGATATCAATTGGAGGAGCAGGTGCCCTACTATTAATTTATATAGGAAATTCTGGAGTAGGAACAGGTTCTTTATTAGGAAATATTTTCGTTTGTATTAACGCCTTAGCATTTGCATTCTATTTGGTGATTGTAAAACCATTAATGTCTAAATACAAACCCATTACTGTCATTGTTTGGACGTTCTTATTTGGATTTATATTTATGTTTCCATTTTGTATAGAAAAATTGATCCATACAGACTTTAGCGCTTTTGTTACTTCAAATTGGATTTCTCTATTTTATGTTGTGGTAGGCCCAACTTTTTTGGCATACTTGCTTAATATGTTTGCTTTACAATTTGTAAAACCTACCGTCTCGAGTAGTTATATTTATGTACAACCTGCCGTGGCTATGATTCTTGTAGGTGTTATCTCTTATTTTGTTGTAAATAGTCAATATAAAAGTGATATCACTATAATAAAATTATCATGCTGTATTTTGATCTTTTTTGGAGTATACCTTATTAGTAACGGTCCGTTAAAATGGTTTAAGAAATCAAATCCTCAATGA
- a CDS encoding phage tail sheath C-terminal domain-containing protein: MATTYKTPGVYIEEIVKFPPSVAQVETAIPAFIGYTEKATKKVADDLLLKPTRITSLLEFETYFGFPLQEVNIEVDIYDALVNGDVERTITVDQNQVTADRQPYLMYYALQMYFANGGGPCYIVSVGNYSGGTVLFNDLNDGLDLLQKEDEPTLILFPDATAIADPNEFFALYNNALTQCNDLQDRFTIIDTYTYDDTSDDPVDALRSGVNLEKDYLKYGAAYYPYVETILDYSYDESNVSINHTSEEETPESVAAMDAAEQADTDIQGQLNTIPALVTALTDAEGLIDDGTNGEANTNRVTVTDTIQPIIDSLNAIVAAGSAAVVAGNAAGDAGVTAASGNLNTAVTGGANIPTMITALEGHIAAIIAAPNTAGGGGTVKTESAAAAAAVTNVEADVQAILALVNPALIAAITAAQDADSTITGALDGQNLAALENVDSSTYNRIKVELGILPLELPPSSAMAGVYARVDSDRGVWKAPANVGVNYVIKPTIKITNEQQDRLNVDTIAGKSVNAIRNFTGKGTLVWGARTLAGNDKEWRYVPVRRFFNMAEESIKKATEQFVFEPNDANTWVRVKAMINNFLTLQWRAGALAGPTPDKAFYVNVGLGETMTANDILDGNMIIEIGMAVVRPAEFIILKFSHKMQEA; the protein is encoded by the coding sequence ATGGCAACGACGTACAAAACACCAGGGGTCTATATCGAGGAGATTGTAAAATTTCCTCCATCCGTAGCCCAAGTAGAAACCGCGATACCAGCATTTATCGGATATACCGAAAAGGCTACTAAAAAAGTGGCAGATGATTTGCTTCTCAAACCCACGAGAATTACCTCTCTGTTAGAGTTCGAAACTTATTTTGGATTTCCACTACAAGAGGTTAATATAGAGGTAGATATATATGATGCTTTGGTAAATGGCGATGTAGAAAGAACCATAACCGTAGATCAAAATCAGGTAACAGCAGACCGACAACCTTATTTAATGTATTATGCATTACAGATGTATTTTGCAAATGGAGGAGGGCCTTGTTATATTGTTTCTGTAGGTAATTATTCCGGGGGAACGGTTCTATTTAATGACCTTAATGATGGTTTAGATTTATTACAAAAAGAAGATGAACCAACCTTGATCCTTTTTCCTGATGCTACAGCAATTGCGGATCCTAATGAATTTTTTGCATTATACAACAATGCATTGACACAATGTAATGATCTACAAGATCGGTTTACGATAATTGATACTTATACATACGATGATACTAGTGATGATCCTGTTGATGCATTACGATCAGGTGTAAACCTTGAAAAAGATTACCTGAAGTATGGAGCAGCATATTATCCTTATGTAGAAACAATTTTGGATTATAGTTATGATGAATCCAATGTAAGTATCAATCATACCAGTGAAGAAGAAACCCCAGAAAGTGTTGCGGCCATGGATGCGGCGGAACAGGCAGATACCGATATTCAGGGGCAATTAAATACTATTCCGGCTTTGGTTACAGCATTAACTGATGCAGAAGGACTTATCGACGATGGTACGAACGGAGAAGCTAATACGAATAGAGTAACGGTTACGGATACTATTCAACCTATTATAGATTCACTAAACGCAATAGTAGCAGCCGGATCGGCAGCCGTTGTAGCAGGAAATGCTGCGGGTGATGCAGGTGTTACAGCGGCTTCAGGAAACTTGAATACAGCTGTTACAGGTGGGGCAAATATTCCCACAATGATTACTGCTTTAGAAGGTCATATAGCAGCTATTATTGCAGCTCCCAATACCGCAGGAGGGGGAGGAACGGTAAAAACCGAATCAGCAGCAGCGGCAGCAGCGGTAACGAATGTAGAAGCTGATGTTCAGGCAATATTGGCACTTGTGAATCCGGCTTTAATAGCTGCAATAACGGCAGCTCAGGATGCAGATTCAACGATTACAGGAGCTTTGGATGGTCAAAACCTGGCAGCCCTGGAAAATGTAGACAGTAGTACATACAACAGAATAAAAGTAGAATTAGGAATTCTTCCATTAGAACTACCACCTAGTAGCGCTATGGCAGGAGTATATGCACGTGTGGATAGTGATCGTGGTGTATGGAAAGCACCTGCTAATGTAGGGGTAAATTATGTAATTAAACCTACCATAAAAATAACCAATGAGCAACAAGATCGTCTCAACGTGGATACCATAGCTGGTAAATCTGTTAATGCAATCCGAAATTTTACAGGAAAAGGAACCTTAGTTTGGGGAGCCAGAACCTTAGCGGGTAATGATAAAGAGTGGAGATATGTACCGGTAAGACGATTCTTTAATATGGCAGAAGAGTCTATTAAAAAGGCTACAGAACAATTTGTTTTCGAACCAAATGATGCCAATACCTGGGTGAGAGTAAAAGCAATGATCAATAATTTCCTAACACTACAATGGAGAGCAGGAGCATTAGCAGGACCAACACCAGATAAAGCATTTTATGTAAATGTAGGATTAGGAGAAACCATGACAGCCAATGATATCTTAGATGGTAATATGATTATAGAGATTGGAATGGCAGTAGTTCGTCCGGCAGAATTTATCATTCTTAAGTTCTCTCATAAAATGCAAGAAGCATAA
- a CDS encoding HD domain-containing protein, translating into MTEDQIISKTIDFVKDTLSGAEGGHDWFHIERVLKNAQSISKEEEVDFFIVSLGALLHDIADSKFYDGDETIGPKMAADFLRNLQVEQAVIDHVIKIIKNISFKGGNVDQKFRSPELDVIQDADRLDAIGAIGIARCFNYGGFKNRTLYDPEIIPNLKMSKEEYKSSTSPTINHFYEKLLLLKDRMNTKTGRKLAAERHQFMEQFLEQFYKEWEGKS; encoded by the coding sequence ATGACTGAAGATCAGATTATATCTAAAACTATTGATTTTGTAAAGGATACACTTAGCGGAGCAGAAGGAGGACATGACTGGTTTCATATTGAAAGAGTACTTAAGAACGCTCAATCAATTTCTAAAGAAGAAGAAGTAGATTTTTTTATAGTCTCATTAGGCGCGTTACTTCATGACATAGCAGATTCAAAATTTTATGATGGAGACGAAACTATAGGGCCCAAAATGGCTGCAGATTTTTTAAGAAACCTTCAGGTAGAACAAGCAGTTATTGATCATGTGATCAAGATTATCAAAAATATTTCTTTCAAAGGAGGGAATGTAGATCAGAAATTTAGATCTCCCGAATTAGATGTCATACAAGATGCAGATCGATTAGACGCTATCGGTGCTATAGGAATAGCAAGATGCTTTAACTATGGAGGGTTTAAAAACAGAACATTGTATGATCCCGAGATTATTCCAAATCTAAAGATGAGTAAGGAAGAATATAAATCTTCAACATCGCCTACAATTAATCATTTCTACGAAAAATTATTGCTGCTTAAAGATAGAATGAATACTAAAACAGGTAGAAAACTGGCAGCAGAAAGGCATCAATTTATGGAACAGTTTCTAGAACAATTCTATAAAGAGTGGGAAGGGAAGTCTTGA
- a CDS encoding lycopene cyclase family protein, with translation MQKYDYIISGLGASGLMLAYHMVLDSFFDEKQILLIDRELKNKNDRTWCFWEKDIGIWDEIVSKKWDTIYFGSTNFSKQIEILPYQYKLVRSKDFYDFILRILKEKSNINIVQEEIISLTDEGNIVEVETDTQIYLTDKVFNSTVLSEDYKNQSQYPVLNQHFVGWFVKTKSPLFDAKTATFMDFTVAQKNNTRFMYVLPISETEALFEYTLFSKDLLEEKEYEDEITRYLREKGINEYKIVEKEKGCIPMTCYEFGKYNSKNILHIGTAGGWTKPSTGYTFNTSFKKIKKLISYLKTNRDLSKFDKRTKFWYYDLLFLDVLYQENKIGSNLFSRLFQKNRSTKILKFLDEETTLLEDVKITTSLPVGNFLKALYRRIFNLN, from the coding sequence ATGCAAAAGTACGATTACATAATTTCTGGTTTAGGAGCTTCAGGTTTGATGTTAGCATACCACATGGTATTAGATTCTTTTTTTGATGAAAAGCAAATCTTACTAATTGATAGAGAATTAAAAAACAAGAATGATCGTACCTGGTGTTTTTGGGAAAAAGATATAGGGATCTGGGATGAAATCGTAAGCAAAAAATGGGATACTATTTATTTTGGAAGCACTAATTTTTCAAAACAAATAGAGATTCTGCCGTACCAATATAAACTTGTAAGAAGCAAAGATTTTTATGATTTTATTTTAAGAATTTTAAAAGAGAAATCTAACATCAACATCGTACAAGAAGAAATCATTTCTTTGACCGATGAAGGGAATATTGTTGAAGTCGAAACCGATACCCAAATATATCTTACGGATAAAGTTTTTAATAGTACTGTGTTATCTGAAGATTACAAAAATCAAAGCCAGTATCCTGTTTTAAATCAGCATTTTGTAGGATGGTTTGTGAAAACGAAAAGCCCTCTGTTTGATGCTAAAACTGCTACTTTTATGGATTTTACAGTAGCTCAGAAAAACAATACACGATTTATGTATGTGCTACCTATTTCTGAAACCGAAGCATTGTTTGAATATACACTATTTTCTAAAGATCTTTTGGAAGAAAAAGAATATGAAGATGAAATAACAAGATACTTAAGGGAAAAAGGAATCAATGAGTATAAGATTGTCGAAAAAGAAAAAGGATGTATCCCAATGACCTGTTATGAATTTGGAAAGTATAATTCTAAAAACATCTTACATATCGGTACAGCTGGTGGATGGACAAAGCCCAGTACAGGGTATACATTTAATACTTCTTTTAAAAAAATAAAAAAACTAATCTCTTACCTTAAAACTAATCGAGATCTTTCAAAATTTGACAAGAGAACTAAGTTCTGGTATTATGATTTACTATTTCTTGATGTTTTGTATCAAGAAAACAAAATAGGTTCAAATTTGTTTTCCAGATTATTTCAAAAAAATAGAAGTACAAAGATTTTAAAATTTTTAGACGAAGAAACCACTCTATTAGAAGATGTCAAAATTACCACAAGTCTACCCGTGGGTAATTTTTTAAAAGCGCTTTACAGACGAATTTTTAACCTGAACTAA
- a CDS encoding DUF5908 family protein, translating into MGAIEIKELHIKINVDNEKKSSAETADSKKSGANKDMIIAECVEQVMRIIAKQIER; encoded by the coding sequence ATGGGAGCAATTGAAATTAAAGAACTGCACATTAAAATTAATGTAGATAACGAGAAGAAATCATCTGCAGAGACTGCCGACTCTAAAAAGTCAGGAGCTAATAAAGATATGATTATCGCAGAATGTGTAGAACAGGTTATGAGAATCATAGCCAAACAAATCGAACGGTAG
- a CDS encoding phage tail protein gives MAIYYPPVGFHFSVEFTGLSTSNKDHQFQSVSGLTVDVETEDVTEGGENRFKHKIPVRTKYPNLVLKRGLLVDSDVVDWCKKAVENFDFEPIDLIVKLLNEKHEPLLSWNIVHAYPIKWAIADFNAEESKVVIETIELAYNYYNTIA, from the coding sequence ATGGCCATTTATTATCCACCCGTAGGATTTCATTTTAGTGTTGAGTTTACCGGCTTATCGACCAGTAACAAAGATCATCAATTTCAATCCGTTTCCGGATTGACCGTTGATGTCGAGACCGAAGATGTAACCGAAGGAGGAGAAAACAGATTCAAGCATAAAATTCCTGTGAGAACCAAATACCCTAATCTGGTATTAAAAAGAGGGTTATTGGTGGATTCTGATGTAGTAGATTGGTGTAAAAAAGCAGTAGAGAATTTTGACTTCGAACCGATTGATTTGATTGTCAAGTTGCTCAACGAAAAACACGAACCACTATTATCCTGGAATATAGTACACGCATATCCTATAAAATGGGCAATCGCAGATTTCAATGCAGAAGAAAGTAAAGTGGTCATAGAAACTATTGAATTAGCGTACAACTATTATAATACTATAGCATAA
- a CDS encoding DUF4255 domain-containing protein, which produces MIFEVLQIITEEVNNFFDIEFEEKPVSLDNIAFIESEQGDGPNNSNNIVLTLLHTEEETTLRNFPNHSIEGTKVAYRNHKIHLNLYMMFSANRTDYTESLKSISRVMEFFQAKRTFTQANTSFDRELDGMNTIKEFKFNVELFTPSFEEMNFIWGTLGGKQYPTVIYKVSVLEIERDKVQSEGSLITEINGSLNHN; this is translated from the coding sequence ATGATTTTTGAAGTATTACAAATCATAACCGAAGAGGTTAATAATTTCTTTGATATAGAATTCGAAGAAAAACCGGTTTCATTGGATAATATAGCTTTTATAGAATCCGAACAGGGAGACGGGCCTAATAATAGCAATAATATAGTATTAACATTATTGCATACCGAGGAAGAAACCACCTTAAGAAATTTCCCAAATCATTCTATCGAAGGAACTAAGGTAGCATATAGAAATCATAAGATTCATCTGAACCTTTATATGATGTTCTCAGCCAATAGAACAGACTACACCGAGTCATTGAAAAGTATATCTAGAGTTATGGAATTTTTTCAAGCTAAGCGAACCTTTACACAAGCAAATACCAGTTTTGACAGAGAACTGGATGGTATGAATACTATAAAAGAATTCAAGTTTAATGTGGAGTTGTTTACCCCATCATTCGAAGAAATGAATTTTATCTGGGGAACCCTGGGAGGCAAACAATACCCAACGGTAATATACAAAGTCAGCGTACTGGAAATCGAAAGAGATAAAGTACAGTCTGAAGGAAGTTTAATTACAGAAATCAACGGGAGCTTAAATCATAATTAA
- a CDS encoding PA0069 family radical SAM protein, with amino-acid sequence MKTQKHIKGRGAQEKVHNRFFELYHETRDDFLNYCLDQGESINKYQTTYIETFPKTIVNRVTSPDVGMLYSLNPYQGCEHGCVYCYARNSHEYWGYGAGLDFESKILIKKNAPELLEKKLRNKKWKAYPISLSGNTDCYQPIEKKLEITRKLLEIFLKYRHPVGIITKNALILRDLDLLSELSKHNLVSVYLSITTLREETRRILEPRTASIKKRLETLERLNASGVPTNVMMAPIIPSINSHEILPLAKEVSMCGAKNIGYTIVRLNGAIGSIFTKWLENTLPDRKDKILHQVMQCHEGNLNDSAFGRRMRGSGNMADQIHQLFTIARQKYFPEKQKIHLNCNLHQFYKDEQLRLF; translated from the coding sequence ATGAAGACACAAAAACATATAAAAGGCAGAGGGGCACAAGAAAAAGTACATAATCGATTTTTTGAACTATATCATGAAACAAGAGATGACTTTCTTAATTATTGCCTTGATCAGGGAGAGTCTATCAATAAATATCAAACTACTTATATAGAAACGTTTCCGAAAACGATTGTCAACAGAGTAACCAGTCCTGATGTTGGTATGTTATATTCTCTCAATCCGTATCAGGGTTGTGAGCACGGTTGTGTATATTGTTATGCCAGAAATTCTCACGAATATTGGGGTTATGGTGCTGGATTAGATTTTGAAAGTAAAATTTTGATCAAAAAAAATGCTCCTGAATTATTAGAGAAAAAGTTGCGAAATAAAAAATGGAAAGCATATCCGATTTCACTTTCTGGAAATACCGATTGCTATCAACCTATTGAAAAAAAACTTGAAATTACCCGCAAACTTCTTGAAATTTTTCTAAAATACAGGCATCCTGTTGGTATCATTACCAAGAACGCTTTAATCCTTAGAGATCTGGATCTTCTCTCTGAATTATCAAAACATAACCTGGTATCGGTATACCTCTCTATCACTACATTAAGAGAAGAAACACGAAGAATTCTTGAACCAAGAACTGCAAGTATAAAGAAACGATTAGAAACTCTAGAAAGGCTAAATGCTTCAGGGGTCCCTACAAATGTGATGATGGCACCAATAATTCCATCTATCAATAGTCATGAGATATTACCCTTAGCCAAAGAAGTTTCTATGTGTGGTGCAAAAAATATAGGATATACAATCGTAAGATTAAATGGAGCAATTGGTAGCATATTTACCAAATGGTTAGAAAATACTTTACCCGATCGTAAGGATAAGATACTACATCAGGTCATGCAGTGTCATGAAGGTAACCTAAATGATAGTGCTTTTGGAAGAAGAATGAGAGGATCTGGAAACATGGCAGATCAAATTCATCAATTATTTACTATAGCAAGGCAAAAATACTTTCCAGAGAAGCAAAAGATACATTTAAACTGTAATCTACATCAATTCTATAAAGATGAACAGTTGCGATTGTTCTGA
- a CDS encoding TerB family tellurite resistance protein → MIKWFAAILGAVFFRLPGAVLGFILGSLLDATKIKTSGGFKTVFSQEPKVTPADFELNLLSLSSIVIKADGTINQTELDYVRRYFVSAYGKERANATFRTFNEIIKNRHVSAQRVCMYINQHTRYPSRLQILHFLFGIANADGSVSISEAEEIRKIAGFLRINFKDFESIKAMFFKTGDHAYKILEIDKAATDAEVKKAFRTMAKKYHPDKVQHMDEIHIKGAEAKFREVQKAYDQIKKERGII, encoded by the coding sequence ATGATTAAATGGTTTGCTGCAATATTAGGAGCTGTTTTTTTTAGATTACCCGGGGCAGTTCTAGGTTTTATACTAGGGAGTCTTCTTGATGCAACAAAAATCAAAACTAGCGGTGGATTTAAAACGGTATTTTCTCAAGAACCAAAAGTAACTCCAGCCGATTTTGAACTTAATTTACTATCGCTATCTTCTATCGTTATTAAAGCAGATGGAACAATAAATCAAACAGAGCTTGATTACGTAAGACGATATTTTGTGAGTGCTTATGGCAAAGAACGAGCTAATGCTACCTTTAGAACATTTAATGAAATTATTAAAAACAGGCATGTTTCTGCACAACGTGTTTGTATGTATATCAATCAACATACTCGATATCCATCCAGATTACAGATTTTACACTTTTTATTCGGAATTGCAAATGCTGACGGATCAGTAAGCATCTCTGAAGCTGAAGAGATTCGGAAAATAGCAGGGTTTTTACGAATAAATTTTAAAGATTTTGAGAGTATTAAAGCCATGTTTTTCAAAACTGGAGATCATGCTTATAAAATCCTGGAAATTGATAAAGCAGCTACCGATGCCGAAGTAAAAAAAGCATTTAGAACCATGGCAAAAAAATATCACCCTGATAAAGTACAGCATATGGATGAGATCCATATCAAAGGTGCCGAAGCCAAATTTAGAGAGGTACAAAAAGCATATGATCAAATTAAAAAAGAACGTGGGATCATATAA
- a CDS encoding BrxA/BrxB family bacilliredoxin, with protein sequence MYPADLVKPMREDLTNIGFEELHTEEAVDTAIAKEGTTLVVVNSVCGCAAANARPGARASLENDKKPDNLVTVFAGVDREATDKARSYMIPFPPSSPSMALFRNGELVHMLERHHIEGRPAEMIAENLKDAYNEHC encoded by the coding sequence ATGTATCCAGCAGATTTAGTAAAACCAATGCGCGAAGATCTTACCAATATTGGTTTTGAAGAATTACATACAGAAGAAGCAGTAGACACAGCAATAGCAAAAGAAGGAACTACATTGGTAGTCGTAAATTCGGTATGTGGTTGTGCTGCGGCAAATGCTCGTCCGGGAGCAAGAGCTTCACTAGAGAATGATAAAAAGCCTGATAATTTAGTAACTGTTTTTGCAGGAGTAGATAGAGAGGCGACAGATAAGGCACGTAGTTATATGATTCCGTTTCCTCCATCATCACCATCTATGGCATTGTTTAGAAACGGAGAATTAGTTCATATGCTAGAGCGTCATCATATCGAAGGACGTCCTGCAGAAATGATAGCAGAAAACCTTAAAGATGCTTATAACGAGCATTGCTAA